A stretch of the Thermus thermophilus genome encodes the following:
- a CDS encoding Uma2 family endonuclease, with protein MPLLDLLRPVSDEELRLLSESNPGWQFERLADGRLAVSLTGGESGRMSAAVLGQLYRWNEARGLGVVFDASTGFKLPDGSVLAPDAAFLLGERWQALSQEAREGFPPLAPDAVFEVRSRSQGLEELRQKAAWYLANGVPLVVLLDPYLHRVEAFRPEGVEGHQGPERVPLDPELPGFVLETRGLFLP; from the coding sequence GTGCCCCTTCTGGACCTCCTGCGCCCCGTGAGCGATGAGGAGCTCCGCCTCCTTTCCGAGAGCAACCCGGGCTGGCAGTTTGAGCGCCTGGCCGACGGGAGGCTAGCCGTGTCCCTCACGGGCGGGGAAAGCGGGCGGATGAGCGCCGCCGTCCTTGGCCAGCTTTACCGCTGGAACGAGGCGCGGGGCCTGGGGGTGGTCTTTGACGCCTCCACGGGGTTCAAACTCCCCGACGGCTCGGTCCTCGCTCCGGACGCCGCTTTCCTCCTGGGCGAGAGGTGGCAGGCCCTCTCCCAAGAGGCGCGGGAAGGGTTTCCTCCCCTGGCCCCGGACGCGGTGTTTGAGGTGCGCTCCAGAAGCCAGGGCCTCGAGGAGCTCCGGCAGAAGGCGGCCTGGTATCTGGCGAACGGGGTGCCCCTCGTGGTCCTCCTGGACCCTTACCTCCACCGGGTGGAGGCCTTCCGCCCGGAAGGGGTGGAGGGCCACCAGGGGCCGGAACGGGTGCCCTTAGACCCCGAGCTTCCCGGCTTCGTCCTGGAGACCCGGGGCCTTTTCCTCCCTTGA
- a CDS encoding homoserine dehydrogenase: MEALKIALLGGGTVGSAFYNLVLERAEELSAFGVVPRFLGVLVRDPKKPRAIPKELLRAEPFDLLEADLVVEAMGGVEAPLRLVLPALEAGIPLITANKALLAEAWESLRPFAEEGLIYCEASVMAGTPALSFLETLRGSEPLELHGILNGTTLYILQEMEKGRTYAEALAEAQRLGYAEADPTLDVEGIDAAHKLTLLARLLVDPGFPFAGVEAQGIARLTPKALKEAEARGERVRLVASLFGEGGRWRAVVAPRRLPQDHPLARARGNALWVRARPLGEAFVTGPGAGGGATASGLFADLLRFLSGAPGHLPAPRARPPLEEGSPWPGVE, translated from the coding sequence ATGGAGGCCTTAAAGATCGCCCTCTTGGGGGGCGGCACCGTGGGGAGCGCCTTCTACAACCTCGTGTTGGAGCGGGCGGAAGAGCTTTCCGCTTTCGGGGTCGTCCCCCGCTTCCTGGGCGTCTTGGTGCGGGACCCGAAGAAGCCCAGGGCCATCCCTAAGGAACTCCTTCGCGCCGAGCCCTTTGACCTCCTGGAGGCCGACTTGGTGGTGGAGGCCATGGGGGGGGTGGAGGCCCCCCTTAGGCTCGTCCTCCCCGCCCTCGAGGCCGGCATCCCCCTCATCACCGCCAACAAGGCCCTCCTCGCCGAGGCCTGGGAGTCCTTAAGGCCCTTCGCCGAGGAAGGGCTCATCTACTGCGAGGCCAGCGTCATGGCGGGCACCCCCGCCCTCTCCTTCCTGGAGACCCTGAGGGGAAGCGAGCCCTTGGAGCTCCACGGCATCCTGAACGGCACCACCCTCTACATCCTCCAGGAGATGGAGAAGGGCCGGACCTACGCCGAGGCTTTGGCCGAGGCCCAGCGCCTGGGCTACGCCGAGGCCGACCCCACCTTGGACGTGGAGGGGATAGACGCCGCCCACAAGCTCACCCTCCTCGCCCGGCTCCTCGTGGACCCCGGCTTCCCCTTCGCCGGGGTGGAGGCCCAAGGCATCGCCCGCCTCACCCCAAAGGCCCTGAAGGAGGCCGAGGCCCGGGGGGAGAGGGTGCGCCTCGTGGCGAGCCTCTTCGGGGAAGGGGGGAGGTGGCGGGCGGTGGTGGCCCCAAGGCGCCTTCCCCAGGACCACCCCTTGGCGAGGGCCCGGGGCAACGCCCTCTGGGTCAGGGCCAGGCCTTTGGGGGAGGCCTTCGTCACGGGGCCCGGGGCGGGGGGCGGGGCCACGGCGAGCGGGCTTTTCGCTGACCTCCTCCGCTTCCTCTCCGGGGCCCCGGGGCACCTCCCCGCCCCCCGGGCAAGGCCCCCTTTGGAGGAGGGAAGCCCCTGGCCGGGGGTAGAATGA
- a CDS encoding type II toxin-antitoxin system Phd/YefM family antitoxin — protein MKAFTVHQAKTHLSRLLKAVEEGEEVVILRGKTPVARLVPYRKGKRPLGFVPGRLPESFFEPLPEEELALWEGATS, from the coding sequence GTGAAGGCCTTCACCGTGCACCAGGCCAAGACCCACCTCTCCCGCCTCCTGAAGGCCGTGGAGGAGGGGGAGGAGGTGGTGATCCTGAGGGGCAAAACCCCTGTGGCCAGGCTCGTCCCCTACCGCAAGGGGAAGCGCCCCCTGGGGTTTGTCCCGGGGAGGCTACCCGAGAGCTTCTTTGAACCCCTTCCCGAGGAGGAGCTCGCCCTGTGGGAAGGCGCTACCTCCTAG
- the queG gene encoding tRNA epoxyqueuosine(34) reductase QueG, whose translation MVKDLLEERARALGLLFAWAPLDLPPKAEARHRAWLEAGRHGGMAYLESPERFHPKRRFPWAKSALLLFAPYAYPDPGTPPGGLRVGRVARYAWARDYHLVLGEALKALEEVARGLGLEAKGYVDHGPLPERTLAALSGAGWIGKSGYFLSQAFGVHAFIGVLLTSLEVEPAPLHPSRCGRCARCLMACPTEALLGDGTLDARRCVSYLTIEHKGFIPPSLWPGIGEWLFGCDLCGEACPWERFGKVWKALRPEPELAHPDLLDFFRLSGRAFGRKYAGTAFLRAGRPRLARNALIVLFNLGLGEALFLEAAKDPSPLVRRTALHALFRAGRGVEGFLQDPEPAVRAEALALLGEAPGAVDLLQDGRKPPGPEVKEEGA comes from the coding sequence GTGGTGAAGGACCTCCTGGAGGAACGGGCGCGGGCGCTCGGCCTCCTCTTCGCCTGGGCCCCCCTGGACCTGCCCCCAAAGGCCGAGGCCCGCCACCGGGCCTGGCTGGAGGCGGGCCGCCACGGGGGGATGGCCTACCTGGAGTCCCCGGAGCGCTTCCACCCTAAAAGGCGCTTCCCCTGGGCAAAAAGCGCCCTCCTCCTCTTCGCCCCCTACGCCTACCCCGACCCCGGGACCCCCCCTGGGGGCCTCCGGGTGGGCCGGGTCGCCCGCTACGCCTGGGCGCGGGACTACCACCTGGTCCTGGGGGAGGCGCTCAAGGCCCTGGAGGAGGTGGCGAGGGGCCTCGGCCTCGAGGCCAAGGGCTACGTGGACCACGGGCCCCTGCCCGAGCGCACCCTCGCCGCCCTCTCCGGGGCGGGCTGGATCGGGAAAAGCGGCTACTTCCTCTCCCAGGCCTTTGGGGTCCACGCCTTTATCGGCGTCCTCCTCACCTCCCTGGAGGTGGAGCCCGCCCCCCTCCACCCTAGCCGCTGCGGCCGCTGCGCCCGCTGCCTTATGGCCTGCCCCACGGAAGCCCTCCTCGGGGACGGCACCCTGGACGCCAGGCGGTGCGTGAGCTACCTGACCATTGAGCACAAGGGCTTTATCCCCCCCTCCCTCTGGCCGGGGATTGGGGAGTGGCTTTTCGGCTGCGACCTCTGCGGGGAGGCCTGCCCCTGGGAGCGGTTCGGCAAAGTCTGGAAGGCCTTAAGGCCCGAGCCCGAGCTCGCCCACCCGGACCTTCTGGACTTCTTCCGCCTCTCGGGGCGGGCCTTCGGGAGGAAGTACGCGGGCACCGCCTTCCTCCGGGCGGGAAGGCCCCGCCTGGCCCGGAACGCCCTCATCGTCCTCTTCAACCTGGGCCTGGGGGAGGCCCTCTTCCTGGAAGCGGCCAAGGACCCGAGCCCCCTGGTGCGGCGCACCGCCCTCCACGCCCTCTTCCGGGCCGGGAGGGGGGTGGAGGGGTTTTTGCAGGACCCCGAGCCCGCGGTGCGGGCCGAGGCGTTAGCCCTGCTGGGGGAAGCGCCCGGTGCGGTAGACCTTCTCCAAGATGGGAGGAAGCCCCCAGGCCCGGAGGTCAAAGAGGAGGGGGCCTAG
- a CDS encoding metallophosphoesterase family protein, whose product MRLGVLSDIHANLPALEAALEALRAEGVDEVLVLGDLVGYGPHPRQVIHRIWEEGLAAIAGAWDLRVAYPLPEPLPEGVGKATLEWTRAQLGEKELAYLRSLRLSHRRAYGGRRLVAFHGMPGDPEARPDLLGEAKAFLALLERYGAEVLLLGGRHLPLARRVGAGLVADPGSVGLSLTGEHGADVMVLDTETLETRFLKVAYDLGPLLFDLRAWGLPPILEKVYRTGRFPQQG is encoded by the coding sequence CCGAGGGGGTGGACGAGGTCCTGGTCCTCGGGGACCTGGTGGGCTACGGGCCCCACCCTAGGCAGGTGATCCACCGGATCTGGGAGGAAGGGCTTGCCGCCATCGCCGGGGCCTGGGACCTAAGGGTGGCCTACCCCCTCCCCGAGCCCCTGCCCGAGGGGGTGGGGAAGGCCACCCTGGAGTGGACGCGGGCGCAGCTTGGGGAGAAGGAGCTCGCCTACCTCCGCAGCCTCAGGCTCTCCCACCGCAGGGCCTACGGGGGGAGGCGCCTCGTGGCCTTTCACGGGATGCCGGGGGACCCCGAGGCCCGGCCCGACCTCCTGGGGGAGGCCAAGGCGTTCCTCGCCCTCCTGGAGCGCTACGGGGCGGAGGTTCTCCTCCTTGGGGGGCGGCACCTGCCCCTGGCCAGGCGGGTGGGGGCGGGCCTCGTGGCCGACCCCGGGAGCGTGGGCCTAAGCCTCACCGGGGAGCACGGGGCGGACGTCATGGTGCTGGACACAGAGACCCTCGAGACCCGCTTCCTTAAAGTGGCCTACGACCTAGGCCCCCTCCTCTTTGACCTCCGGGCCTGGGGGCTTCCTCCCATCTTGGAGAAGGTCTACCGCACCGGGCGCTTCCCCCAGCAGGGCTAA
- a CDS encoding type II toxin-antitoxin system VapC family toxin, with amino-acid sequence MGRRYLLDTHVLIWALTEPERLSPRVRSLLEDPDTPLLVSSASAWEMATKHRLGKLSGAEAVLEGLEGHLSRLGAEELPIRLAHALLAGRLPGEHRDPFDRILAAQSLVEGLVLLTTDRAFHTFGVETLW; translated from the coding sequence GTGGGAAGGCGCTACCTCCTAGACACCCACGTCCTCATCTGGGCCCTCACGGAACCCGAGCGGCTGAGCCCCAGGGTCCGGTCCCTTTTGGAGGACCCCGACACCCCCCTTCTCGTCTCCTCGGCCAGCGCCTGGGAGATGGCCACCAAGCACCGCCTCGGGAAGCTTTCCGGCGCCGAGGCGGTCTTGGAGGGCCTGGAAGGCCACCTCTCCCGCCTGGGGGCCGAGGAGCTTCCCATAAGGCTCGCCCACGCCCTCCTGGCGGGAAGGCTTCCCGGGGAGCACCGGGACCCCTTTGACCGCATCCTGGCCGCCCAGAGCCTGGTGGAAGGCCTCGTCCTCCTCACCACCGACCGCGCCTTCCACACCTTCGGCGTGGAGACCCTGTGGTGA